In the Xiphias gladius isolate SHS-SW01 ecotype Sanya breed wild chromosome 7, ASM1685928v1, whole genome shotgun sequence genome, TTGTGGTGTGTCACACTTCCCCTCGATCATGATGGTCTGTTGATGTTCTAGCACTGAACCAGGTAGTCAAAGGCCTTCGGAGTTGGTATAAGACGCACCTGTTTCACCTTCAGACTGTCAAGGCTCAGGTCAGCGACTTCTCGGCCAGCCCCAGATACTGGTTTAGTACTACCGAAGATTCTGGCTTTAGTCGTCTTCAAAAAGTGCGGAGGCCACTACCACCCGACATGAAAACGAAATCTGGCAGAATTTATTACCGCAAAGAGGTGAAAAAAGACACGAGGCTGCAAACTTACTTTCTCCACTTCCGTAAGCATTTTCAGTAATAATTTCTCTTAAGAGAGATATCAAGTGATTTTCAAGCCAACTAACCTCATCTAACCGATTTATCTGAGAAAAACCGCCTCAGAAAACATGAAGCGGCGATTTAAAacctcattttttaaaacaacatagTGATATTGTTGATATTGTTTAGCTATTCGGAATCACTTTAAGACATTTTATACTCAGTTTTTTTACCGGCTTAATCGCTGTCGTGAGCTCACGGCAGTACATTTAGCTATGCAGCTATGCTAACATGGCTTCTCTCCTGGCGCTTATCGCCTTCTTCTTACAGCATAACAAATATGAGCATAGTTAGCTAGTTACCTAGTTAGCTAGTTAGCGCGGGTTGCTGGCGATAACAGTTGACCGAGCACAAATGTTTCCGTTTGCTCGATGCTGATGGTTTTAGTTTTTGCTGCCAATTCCATCGAAGCTCACGTGACAAATGTAATGTGCTGCAGTTCCAGACCGCGACCACAGGAGGGCAGTAAAGACTCATGATACACATCTGTCTCCCAATcgaacttttgaaaaaaaaaaaaatatatatatatatatatatatttttttttttttttaattaattaaagcaGTAACATTAACATATGAAAAgggaacaataaataaaaacacacacaaaaaacagtacTACAGTGTAAGAGCAAAGCTACGAGCAATTCAAAGTCGCCATATAACCCAACCTGCACGTCTCTGGACGGCGGGAGGAAGCCGGCGTACCCGGAGAATACCCACCCacgcaggcacggggagaacGTGCAAACTCCGCACGGAAGGGTGGCGAAACTGAACCGAACTTTTACTATGAAAGTACTTTCCGGAAGTGGTGATCTCCTCTAATTGACGTGTTTTGACGCGGATGTCTTTATTTTAACGTGATGCAGTTCTTCACTGTTACCAGCAGGGGCGTTTAGACTGTAATGACCAAATCAATAGTGTTTACCGCTCCCGGCGGTCACAGTTGGAActgcaacaaattaaaatagtAACACTTGCGTCGATGCAAATGCAAGCACAGTAACACTTCCGGTAGGTACTCTTAAAATACAGTGAGAGAACTGAAGCaatccaaaggaaaaaaaaaagaatgggtCGCGAAAATATCGATTATAAAGTAAACTTAAGTCAGTCGCAATAGTTTCAAATGGGGGTTACGTGTTACATTCTGCATCACCAGTGTAACAGTATAACAACATAGTTAGCACCGCTACCTCGTAGCGGTCCCTCGGTAGTTTGGGTCCGTGCTCTTTCCGTTCCGTCCCGCCCGTGCGTCGTTCTTTCCGTTCCGACCTTTTTCTCCCTCCGCCCCGGTGCTTTCTCTACTCTTCGGCCCACGTGTGGATTTAACTCGGTTTTTCGCCTCAACGTTCGCCGTAAACGTTTGGACCAAATGTCGTCGTCTTTCGAGCAGATGAGGGCGAACGTGGGGAAGCTCCTGCGGGGCATCGATCGGTACAGATGTTCCTCATAACGGACAGATAACCCTGCGGGAAAGCTAACGATAGCTTAGCCTGTGCGCTAATGTTTAAGCTAACTTTAGCTTGGTTTCCTCGATTTAACTGcaacatgttttccattttaaaacattttaagatcGCATGAAGGGAAGCCATACTAACATTAACCCACATTAAAAAGCCACGTGGTCTACTGACTAGATGGAGATAAAGAATTCAGCCGCAGTTACGCAGACCAAGTCCAGGAGGAAACGTAGCTCAGTGTCAGTTTCCTTCTCACAGCTGCTTTCACGCAGATCAGCACCTGCACAGACGCTGACAGATGCGACCTGCTCAAGACTGATGCTGAGATTAGTTGTGAACATTCAGAGGTTTACCTGGTTGACCAGTACCAGTAGGCACGAACTAGATTTCTGGAGGGTTTTTGCCAAGAAATGGGTCCAGGAAGAGGTCTGAATGACAAGTCCTGCACACTTGTGTTAAAATTACATAAAGTATATCTGGTCTTTGAACTGAGCGCAGCTGTTTGTTGTCTGCTACCAATTAAAGTGATCAAGATTCAGTCAATCACTTATCTTTATCCCTAACTTCTATGCTTTTAAGCTTCACGATGACAAATAACCAAATGTGTTGAACAACAGGATGCAGGAAACTTCTGACCTGCCGTGCAGAGTCAATCTCCGCATAAGGCAGAAACACTGGAGCCGTCTGCTCTTGGACCATAGGTGACGGTCTTGTCTCTCCTCTCAGGTACAACCCGGAAAACCTTGCAACGCTGGAGCGCTACGTGGAGACGCAAGCGAGAGAGAACGCCTACGACCTGGAGGCCAACCTGGCTGTCCTGAAGCTGTAAGTCACGCCGTCGCTGTGTGGGGGAACCCGACACCAGCCACCACGCGAACGGATGCTTGTTTTAACTTGAGTGTGTTATTGTGGCATTAACAGTGAtgggttgtgtttgtttctagCAGGTTTGATTCTTATTCACCAAAGCaaggattaaaaagaaaaaaaaaaaaaaacccagttaaAGTAGCACTGAACGCTCATGGAGCAAATATTAGCTTCCACCTAAGGCCAGAGAAAGACCTTGCTCAAGAAGAAGTGCTAGTGATGTGAAGTGCGTAGTAAAGAAAGCTCTGATCATCAAACCCCTCCCTCTGCAGGTACCAGTTTAACCCCGCCTACTTCCAGACTCAGGTGACCTCACAGATTCTGCTGAAGGCTCTGACCAACCTGCCACACACCGACTTCACTCTCTGCAAGTGCATGATCGACCAAACACACGTATCCTTTTGGTGCCGTTTCCTCTGTCTACAGTAAAATCGTCTGGCAGCTGTACACGGGCCCCCTCCATCCTCTTATATGTGAACTGTCTACTGTCTCACTGGCAGTGCAACACAGACCAATAagaggctggggggggggggttgtgtttGGCCTGAGAGGGTCTGTCTTGGGGTCGGGGGGTGTTTCCTTGACTACTGTGTCGCAGCAAGAGGAGCGCCCCATTAGACAGATCCTGTACCTGGGGAACCTGCTGGAGACCTGCCACTTCCAAAGCTTCTGGgtacgtctctctctctcacacacacacacacacacacacacacacacacacacacacacactggctgcaGTTATCTACAGATTTACTAAAGTATCCTCTCTGAATGAATTCaggtctattttttttaatttttttaatatatatatacacccacacacaaagtcacagaaTCGCCTTAAGGGGCTTTACTGTGCAGTATGCAACAGCCTCGCCTGTAGACACTCGGTCCAGATAAGGAGAAGctccacagaaaaacaaaacctttaacagacaggaaaaaaaaaagaaaactcatgaggagcagcagaggacgGATCCATCTGCAGACATACAACAGATGTCAtttacagagcagagagagaaataacaATAGTAAAATTACACTATGGGAAGACAGAATGACAATAGTAGGTAGATTGACTGCACAATTTCTCATTTGAAGATCATCGAAAAACGGGATTGATTGTTTTGATAAGTGGTGTTTAAAGGTATCGAGTAGTTGGGTAATTTAAGGGAAAACTTGCTGTTGtgcagaaaacaaatcacactCTGACGCATGTTTATACATCCACACAAGTGAAGGCCAGTTCTTTTCTTTGAGCATCTGcgctttaaaaatgtttataccaGTCCGTCGACAGCAAAGGAACCTTCATTATTAGGTAACAAACTTCAATTCTGACACAAGCCTAACAGTGTCCGTGTTATTGAATCCGTGGTACCTGGGATAAACCAGGTAAAAGACACAGACCAGGTTTTATGTTGATGACTAATCCATCATTAAAAGCCAGTTGTCCTGCTGACCGGCCTGGGACGTCCTTCATCCCCTTACCGTGGCATCGCTGTGCTTCTCGTCCCGATACCTTTTGCAGCCGTTTTACTTTTCCAAACGTGTTCAACACTTTGTTCATCGGTTCATTTGGTAACCCTTTAATCGTGTCCCCTTCTTTGTCCTGCCGACAGACGAGTCTCGAGGAGAACCGAGAGCTCATCGACGGCATCACTGGTTTCGAGGACTCCGTCCGCAAGTGTGAGTGTCATCCTCTGGCTCACCACCGTGGCCAGTAAAACCTTACAACCTTACAGTTAATACAAGCAGGTGATTTCTCTCACCGGCCTGTGTAAGAAGACAGGACACCACCACATCCAAATTGAAAAGATGCATATTATAGGAATAAGAGGAGTCTTTGTTTAAACGCTGTCGAGACTTGAACGTTGTCTGTTGTCCTaattcatcttcctcttcagtCATCTGCCATGTAGTGGGCATCACCTACCAGACCATCGAGCACCGGTTACTGGCGGAGATGCTGGGAGACCCGCTGGGTAAGAACTCTGACCCGGAGAGCCCGGTTGACTGAATCCTTAGCATTCTGCTCCGCAGCATTTCTAAAGACAATAAAACCCCCCCACGTCCCATCACTGTGCCAGATGGCACACTACCGGTGGAAGGTTTTACAACAGCCCCATTTTACCGTCCCAACACggttgcagaagttcccacgaatgtgttgcacttgtaggtcGCTCTGCTTTCACCGTCCGTCCAGTTCGTCCCGGGCCAGCTCCGTGGGGTTCAGGTCcggagactgtgctggtcttccatccTGACAGCTGTTTACCAGTAACTACTTCCTGTCCTGATAATGTgtcagagggtgtagtaacgCACTTTGTTCCGACGCTGCCTTTGTGTACACACAGAGTTTACGTCATCAACAAAAGGTTGGAACTGTTTGCATCAACTTTCGAGGCTTCATTCAGTTCGATTGCTGCAGCGAAGCTTTAAGTCTTAACCCTTTACTCGCTCCCGTAGAAATG is a window encoding:
- the eif3k gene encoding eukaryotic translation initiation factor 3 subunit K isoform X2 — encoded protein: MSSSFEQMRANVGKLLRGIDRYNPENLATLERYVETQARENAYDLEANLAVLKLYQFNPAYFQTQVTSQILLKALTNLPHTDFTLCKCMIDQTHQEERPIRQILYLGNLLETCHFQSFWTSLEENRELIDGITGFEDSVRKFICHVVGITYQTIEHRLLAEMLGDPLDTQVKVWMNKYGWTENEDGQIFIYNQEESVKPKNIVEKIDFESVSSIMATSQ
- the eif3k gene encoding eukaryotic translation initiation factor 3 subunit K isoform X1 gives rise to the protein MSSSFEQMRANVGKLLRGIDRYNPENLATLERYVETQARENAYDLEANLAVLKLYQFNPAYFQTQVTSQILLKALTNLPHTDFTLCKCMIDQTHQQEERPIRQILYLGNLLETCHFQSFWTSLEENRELIDGITGFEDSVRKFICHVVGITYQTIEHRLLAEMLGDPLDTQVKVWMNKYGWTENEDGQIFIYNQEESVKPKNIVEKIDFESVSSIMATSQ